TTCTCCTGTTCCGAGGTCCCCCCTCCACCTCAGTTTGTCCGAAACAGAAGAAAGCGACTGCGGAGAGGAGTGTGAGTGCGGTGGGCGAACTTGTCTCCTCATCTCAGAGCCGGCGTGTAGGGGAGGGGGCCCgaaaagagggagggagggagggaacaCGTCCGGGAGGGAGGGCGTGGAGATCAACCAGGAAGAGCTTATTCGGCTTTGGATGGGACCTGGTACCATAAAGCATTTCTATAAAAAGGACAGGAAAGACACCAAATTAATAATACGCATTAACATGGATAAACAAATGTATTATGACATTTATTGTATCATGTCAATAATTTCGCAAAattaacaaaacacaaacagtatAATTCATAAACATACAATTTTTAACGTATACATCCGATGTATAGATTATTAAATACTTGGATACATGTttaatttattgtattattttatctATATATTTAATTGGAATATTCTTAAAATGATGAAAGTAAACGATGCATTATTATAAAAATGCTGTAACCACCCATGTtactaaatcattttaataTCATTTTTTGATGGAGTATGAAAAAGTAATTATTCAGAAAGATACATACGagtatattttaattttcattcttttttggaataaataaatagatctttgtattatatatttaaaaactgaaaaatggatgcataCCACTCAACGATGCCCGGTACTCTGTGCAGTTGAGTAAAGGAGAGCAACgtcattgaaaaaagaaaaaagtgttcCTCGAAGCACGTTTCATGACATCATATTGAAATGCACGagtcagcagcagcagaatcAGAAACGAAAAGAACAGGCAAGTTCGACATGACAACATTGGGAGATGACACGCTGCACAAAACCACTTGGGATCGTTTGATTTTCAGGCGCCCGCAGCTGAAACAAAAGAAACGAGATGTTTTAGAGGCACACCTATTTACTGgctggtgtgtgagtgtgtgtgtgtgtgtgtgtgtgtgtgtgtgtggtgggggttgagggggggggggtcgcttggCGCCTTCTAACGCTCCATCAGTCAGTTGAAAAGAAGGATTGTGAGCAGCTGCATCTGAACATGAAACAGACAGGCCCTTGGTGATGTTGACTGCAATACAAAACATGATCCAATTCAAAATGTATTGCACGCAAAAGTTTGATGAAAAATACCAAGTATTAACATCGCACCTGAACAGCATTTAACACACGCAGACTTTACTGggttaaaagaaacaaaataaacatcatgcacaatttgaacattaaaatCAGTGATTCTTTCACATCCCGCTAGAGGGCGCCAGCGTTCACCATCTTAAAAACAATTCGGTCACGCTCTCATCActctcaaattattattatttttaatcgcAAAGGAGGAActcaacaaaaaggaaaactcTTAGGTCACTCGGGCTAGAGCCAGGAAAAGGGGGTGCCCCACCTTcccctctaaaaaaaaagggcattggGGTATCATTTAGTGTACGTTCAGATGTTCAGGCTGGACCATGTCAAGGCTTGCTGTCACCTCCCTTTGCCACCACCCCTGTCtgtctgcgcgtgtgtgtgtgtgtgtgagtgcggggggggggggggttgtctggtGGGCGAGCCCCCACCCGCCCACGTCCTTCAGCATCAGACCACACAGCTCAGCCCTGAGAACTGTCAAACACAGCTGAGACGTCTCCTGCTTCCCACTCTCCCACCCTCCCCAGACTCTAGCAGGAGGCTTTGATACAGTGGAGGGGGTAGAGGCGACGAgggccttggggggggggggcatttccaTTTTTACCCGAGACCCTCCTACTCCTCCTCCCAAACTGCTTCTCATCAGCATAAAAGCATCTCCTTTCGTCTCTCCTTCATCGTGGATGCTTCATGTGCACGAAAATTGATACAGACAAGATTGGGGAGGGGAGAAGCTCATCTGGAACGCAGgagctttttcccccccttttcttAAAATGCAAgccgagcaaaaaaaacaaacaaacaaaaaatcattttcttagAGCCACAACCAGACAATTTATAGGaacttattttaaaattatgaaTCAAATTGGTATCACGTTGGATACGCCCGAATCAGGAATCTGTAGTGTGACGGCCCAATATCAGTTGCGCTCTTCACGATTCTTTTCTCGCAAACACAGCCAAACAATgtcaaccaattttttttgttgataacCATGGACCATATTGTTAGACTTACAATCAGATTTAATTATCGTGTCTGTCTGATATCAAATTTTGTACTTTGACAATTCAATCTGAAGAATCGAACATTCTCGTTtgacgctttgttacagctgcagctgttatgaaagcgctatataaatcaggatttattgtattgtgttgtactgTACCTTACCACAACACAggcattaatttttaaaaaatccattgTGGCTGTAACCGTCAAATATCACGAAATCAAAATAAGGTCTCTAACTCTCTCTGCCCCTAATGCAAATAAATTCAAACTGTGAGAAGCAAATTTAATGAAGCTAAAGTAAAAAATATGAAGACAACATAGTTTTAACATCATATTGTGGGACTAATGAGTAATTGTATTTTTGAAtaagtgataaaaaaaatatgcatactTTACGCGGTTATTGTTAAACTATTACTTTAACGTTGTGGCGACGAAGGCTGGCGTGTTTCACAATCGCGGAAGGCTAAAAATAGCCTTTTCCAAGAGTAGCCAAGCATCATTTCAACTTCCTCTCCCGTGACTCGCTATCaccagcagccattttgtcGGCGTTAACACCCCCGACCCGATGCCCCACCCGCAAGATTAAAAGGACCAACACTTACTCGCTCACTCACTCAATGCATTCACTTACCGGCAAGCCCAAAATAACAGCAAGGACAGACAGGTTTTCATCATGAGATCAAAAGGCCAAGATGAATTGAAGGAGCAAATGTAGTCCTTTAATTAAATGGAAatattttagaagaaaaaaaaggtatttggcatcaatgtcctttaaaaaaaagacttgagacatgatttattaaaaaaataaaaataattaaaaatccaTCCTTCTTTTATTGTCAGTTCAGGCGCACGTGGCCGCTCCCGTTTGAATTATGCCTGGAAACACACAATCAACACCGTTACATTGATCACCGATAGTTGGAAGTTACTGTCAAGATCAAAACGCCTTTTAAATAGGTTGGAATTGCATATCTTGATTTCATCGCAAATTTATGAGATTCTACCCAAATTATGGTGTCAATTAAATGATGTTGAGAAAAGACGATGAGGTTGTAAAATTGAGAAATGGAATTTGGATAAAGCCATAACTTTGTGAGCTCTACTTGTAGATTTGGTGTGATCATAGTTGTTCGTCTTATTTTTTATACTGTTTGcagaatatttttgtgttatccAATCAATATATTTGCAGAAACAAAGCATACCTGCCACCGCAGTTGGAAGTGGTTGAAGACACTTAGTGGGAATTGTCACTACGGCGGTCTTCAGCTTTGAGGGCCATCTTGGAGAAGCCCCCATACGCGGGGATTCTGTCAGGGTATCGAACAACGATCCAGCTGCCCTGCAGCTCAAAGTTCTGAACAAAGACCATCGAGGTGAGTCGCCCGCCGAAAGGAAGGTTGGCGGTCAACGGCGGGAGTTGCCACTCACGTGAAATAATCGGATGGCTTCGTCGCAGCACTCCTGCCGCGTAAAGTTGACGAAGGCGCAGCGGCGGTTGAGCAGGAGCTTGACGCTGTGAAGCGAACCCGCCCTGCCGAGGGAGACCTCATTCCCGTCAACTTACGAATGGCTCGCCGTTAACTTTACGTGGCGAAAGCGCCGTGCCCACTGACTTGCTGAACATGTTGGAGAGCTGCTGCTCCGTCACCGTCGTGGTCAGGTTGCCCACCCACACTGGAAACAGTTCCCTGCAAGGGAAACGGGGGAGCGCGCTTAATCTCCGAAACGAgtcgcacaaacaaacaaataaaaaataaatccatccatccattttccgaaccgcttgatcctcactagggtcgcgggggttgctggagcacatcccagccgtctccgggcagtaggcgggggacaccctgaatcggttgccagccaattgcagggcacacagagacaaacaaccatccacgctcacactcacacctaagggcaatttagagcgtccaatcagcctgccatgcatgtttttggaatgtgggaggaaaccggagcacccggaaaaaacccacgcaggcccggggagaacatgcaaactccacacagggaggccggagctggaatcgaacccggtacctctgcactgtgaagccgacgtgctaaccactggactaccgggccgccagattAAATATcatgtaaataaaatgcaaataatgAGTATATAATCATAATTTGTGATGACGAGACTGAATCTCAAATATTGTacagaataaaaacaattctgagaataatatttaacattttacaAACAAAGTCGTTAAAATTAGAAAAATCTTTATattgcggcccggtggtccaatgattagcgcgttgacctcacagtgcagaggtaccgggttcaattccagctgggatagggtccagcaccccccgcgacccttgtgaggataagcggatcggaaaatgaatgaatggataaaatCTTTATATTTCATAAATAGCCGAaatattaaaagtaaaaataaaagtatttttattgACAACGGGTTAAAATATTAGCGAgagcaccccctcccccaatttttttttacaggaacaCAAGTCAtgatgtgaggaaaaaaaaagagaattaaatcaaaatagttggaaaataaagttgtaatctcatgtgtgtgtgtgaagatgtACGAGAATAAATATGAATTAGCACACAATAATTAGTCAAAATAATCGGACTAAGGATGCAATATCATGTGCATAAAGTCGTAAATCTTTAAATATGGTGTGAATAAAGCACAAACATTATGAGGAAAAGTGACGTTGTCCTTTCCCATGTTGCAATTGAAGATATTAGAGTCATGTGGGTGACTCACGTGTTGCCATCTTTTTGGACGTTGGAGGCACTGTGGATCTTCCCGAGGGGTTCGGTCTTCACCGCGGTTCCTTGAGCCGCTGGCACTTGGGGCGCTTCAACGAGAAAAATAGGGACGGCGCGGCTCAGAAGGGGCAGCAGCGTCCGGGCACCTCAAGTCACGGCGTTTTTGTTGCCGGTCCACTTACAAATTTGCGGGTTTAACCTGGACAGCACCTCGCGAGCTTTCGGCACCGTCCCGTGTATAATTAAGGCATTTGAACTCTGCTCCCGCGTGAAGCCATACCCCTGAAACAGAAAAGCGGAGAGGggtaaacaagaaaaaaaaaaaggaaggtgcTTTGTGCAGGGCCTTCGCTGACTCACCATCAGCTGCAGTATCTGCATTCGCATCATTTCCTGAGCGGCCTCGACGAAAGAGGCATCCAGCTGCAGGACCCCTTGGAAGGCATGCGCCGCCTCTTCGTATCTCTGGTGGAGAGAGGAAGGCGGTGAAGGGAGGCGCAGAGGAAAACCGCCGCTCTGTCCAGctctcaaactcattttacaacGATAagttcaagatggcgccccgagagtggctgcctttacagcagctcctatattttgttcttctacttcttcctttcataactttgctgctgtgaattgggaatttctccattgtgagactaataaaggttttcttattttatcttatcttatcttacaacaCAAGTTTTATTCTTTGACTTTTGCCTCGGCATTGTTTGAGTGATTTATTGCGTTGACTGGTTTTATGTTCTTGATGTATTaactaagattaagattaagaatacctttattagtctcgcaatggagaaattccagataaCTAGATAACTAGCccagtggaccagtggttagcgagtccacttcacagtgcagaggtaccggattcgattccagctccagccttccgtgcctacgtgggttttctccaggtactccggtttcctcccgtatttcaaaaacatgcatggcaggctaattgaacactctaaatcagtggttcttaacctgggttcgatcgaaccccaggggttcggtgaatcggtcttaggggttcgacggagcctctgccatggaggttaagacacacccgactcaacgtgTCAAAAAGTTATGAcgcgcccacttggccatcgctggctgcagtTGATCACATGACGTTGCTTGTCTAATTGGTGCATTgaggaaatttagttcacttcGTTGTCATCttgtgactgtcatgatagtacatcgtacaaatatttttttaaaaaagtatacttatctcttgaaattttatctacttttttctgtttttaatgaatgtattttttatgtcttgaatttgtaaaaaaagtcatatttttgtttttcactaatgaagggttaggtgaatgtgcatatgaactggttgggttcagtacctccaacaaggtcaagaaccactgctctaaattgtccctcagtgagagcgtgagcacggatggttattCGCCTACGTGTGCCACgcaattggctggccaccggttcagggtgtccaccgcctactgtcCGAGGACAGCTGAGCTAGGCTCcaagcacgccccgcgacccttgtaaggatgaagagaatcggaaaatggatggatgtattaacTTTCCTTGTTTTTATTACCGATTGGTATTTTGTGTACGGCACTTTGCACGCagcaatgtttgttttaaaatggtttataaagttgaggttttctttttcccttcCGCTAGGTCTCACAGATGCCATTTCGTAATCAACTGCCAATGGCATTCATTTCTCTAACTATGTCGCGTCTCAAATATACACACCTCAGTATTTAGCCGAATAAAAGTCCCGGCTAATTGCACTTGGAGATGCCTTTCCCCAATTGAGTGTCAGGTGTCGTTCGCTTGACTCGATGAAGGCCTCAACCCAAAGTGTAAAGTGTAACGTTTAAAAGCGGACAGTGACCTTTAAACCGGCTAGAGCGCGCCCCTTGCGAAAGAGGCCTTTAATCCAGCCGGGAGACATGTTGAGGCACAACTCGGCGTCGGCCAGGGCCTTCTCATATTCCTGCATCTTCTCCAAACAGAAGGCGCGATTTCCAAACAacctaaaagaaaaagatgTGTTGCgttaatggcttttttttttgccttccaaaACAGGAACAGAAAGAAAACGAAGATGTAGCACACATAAGGGTACCGACTTAATTTCCGTAGGATTGTACTGGATGGCTTGGGTAAAATAATCCACTGCCAAGTCATAACGTCCGTCGAGCGCCCATTTATTCCCCCGAGCTTTAGGGAATTCAGAAAGTATTTAAAACCGAAGAAAAATGATGCGCAAATGTTCAGGGAAATGCGGGAACTCACTTGCAAGATTGTTGCTTATTTCAACATTATCCGTAAGCACCAAGCCGCCAGCGGAGACCTGTGCCAAACATCGTCAAAAACggaattaatctttttttttttaaccatgtaaACTAATGAAGTATTTGATGAAAACAGAACTAACTGGACAGTGCGGATTGTGCAAATTGTAACTGTTGTAATTTCGTGTATCGAATCTCCAAATGGGATGTCAATCACAAGGCAGTTTCACGTGAGTGACATTTTTAAgaagtcattttaaaaagaaaaggtaTTTTAGGAACAAGTCGTAGTTACGAAAATGCCGCTCAAATATTACATTAAGTCATAACTTactgacaatttttttcctaCGATAATCTGTCATATACAGGCATAAATAtgaagggaattttttttttgcgtaaaaTAAAGAAGTGGAGTGACTGACCTTGGCAATGTCGTCATTGGATTTCTTGGCGAGTTGCCCTTTGCTGGGCGGCTTCTGTTTCGCCTTCTCAGGCTTAGGCTTCACCTCCAATTTATGCTGGACTCTCTGGGCCGTTTGACTCACAAAACAACTTGTCATATCCAGTtcctttggaagaaaaaaatgattttcgttgttgttattattttaaaatttctttgtgaaaccacaaaataatacaagttaTATCCAGTTCACtcgccccaaaaataaaaaaaggaatataTTTTTAAGAAGGAATAAATTCACAATTTAGCTTTTAATGAAATTACAAAGGTTGTGAAGATCAATTCGTTTGGAAAATGATAATGTATAATTCTATGCCAAAtatcccccccctcaaaaaaattaaatacagaaataaaaccCAAGtggattttcatgaaacttgctGTACTTGTTGATCGTGACGGCACGACACAAAATCTCAATTTTTAGGTCAATCGGAGTAGCAGGTGGAAAGCTCCGGCCGACCAAATTTTAACTAGATTGGCAAAAAGGCGAGTGGCTGCTTTCCTTTGAACCCCGAGATCTCAAGAACGACCGGGTCAATCTTCGCAAGACAGGTATTGTTCGGAAATGGAATTCCAAAAAGGAATCCGCATCTGCAATCACTTAAAAGATCAGAGCATATTTTAGTCACTTGAACTTTTCACCAATAACTTGACCTTGAAATTTACATGACCTTTaagattttatttcataaaatgcTCTCTCACGTTCTCTAAAACATTCAAAAGCTTCAGAGGTGTTAAAATATTTAGCTCAGCtgcaattatatatatatatatatatatatatatatatatacacacacacacacacacacatacatgtatctatatattagagctgtcagtttagcgcgtttttattggcattaatttaaatgaattttaactggattaaatttttttctcgcgagattaacgcgcatgtcacagcggatgttacgttgctctataaatcaaccagaaacaaaacaacaagcgcgctgcaaaggtccacgcacgtttgttttgccagccacggcagcgatagacaccgaaaacggatacttgaagagtttatgaatggaaagtttacttttaaaaagttgccagattgctccactgacaagaccaaagttacctgtatcatacaggtatacgatgtatgccactgacgcgattgttacttgtttggaactattttgtgtggaaggttacagtgttcagtgtccatataaatagagcgggtggagcttctctgtgttcatccGACAGTGACGGCGCTctgaggcggtgacatgacaacgaaagttcagcggtgcagtggtagcgacctagcgaaaataaaacgtctccaatgttgtcatcgaaccaagtgtagtcatccgaaatgatgtctccACAAAACCGTacagagacttccgcgcaagaaggatcaacagaatcaacatagcccgactgctgtgttcaaagcaaacttgagaaaaacaaagtatgcaaccatggcttaaatccactataggctgagtactcgtttaccttagatgtgcactttataatgttatattgctccgttttaattctataaaaagagctgttaaagcagctgttgtgtgacaaaatgttttttttcactattgttgatggacagtaatattgtgtgagagattatgtgtgaataacttctccaagtgaaaaatgttcatgtaaaattgaaaatcgaaattgttatttcagtagatatttgcattttgcacatgatgatcatcatgattccatgttgatgagagcattaaaacgggaaaaaaataggaccaaaaaaatataaaaggaaattcagaaacgattaatttttagtgaatttgagttaattatgacagttgcatttttaattagattaaatattttaatcgtttgacagctctaatatatatatactgtatatatatatttctttttcttttacttgTATGTACTTTAAAAAGACTGAATACAAATATTTATCAATTCACAATCCCAAAAGAAAAACCGTGCCATCACGTACATCAACATCCTGGTCGCTAACATGGCCTGAATCGTTTTCTCCACCGGCGCCGCCTTCCGCGCCACCTTCCGCTCCGCCTTCCTCTTGAACTTCCACATTGGCTTGCAGGCCATTTGGCAATTTGTCGCCGACCGCCGAATTCTCCTCCGCGTTGGACTGCTGCAAAGCAGCATTTAACTTTTGCACCGAGAACATACTCGCATGTGGTGGGGTGtcattcattcaaaataatgttttgcatcatttgtttcaaatgcAGCTACTTACGGCATTCTCTTTTTCCTTCTCCATTTTCTCCTGCCGCTTTCTTTCCTTCTGTCTCTTTGGCCGGcaacacaatgacaa
This window of the Hippocampus zosterae strain Florida chromosome 1, ASM2543408v3, whole genome shotgun sequence genome carries:
- the si:dkey-33c12.4 gene encoding tetratricopeptide repeat protein 31 isoform X4, with the protein product MSKFRLYSFFLRFCKVLSFGCLFPTQRTYGNLALHGTYDDQDDDDDREVMAHGTYDDQDDDDDREVMALSSGTKYDYFDFVFHRRELLEEAKASDTEREARWLLEQAIIKEKAQKKRLKKQRQKERKRQEKMEKEKENASNAEENSAVGDKLPNGLQANVEVQEEGGAEGGAEGGAGGENDSGHVSDQDVDELDMTSCFVSQTAQRVQHKLEVKPKPEKAKQKPPSKGQLAKKSNDDIAKVSAGGLVLTDNVEISNNLATRGNKWALDGRYDLAVDYFTQAIQYNPTEIKLFGNRAFCLEKMQEYEKALADAELCLNMSPGWIKGLFRKGRALAGLKRYEEAAHAFQGVLQLDASFVEAAQEMMRMQILQLMGYGFTREQSSNALIIHGTVPKAREVLSRLNPQISPQVPAAQGTAVKTEPLGKIHSASNVQKDGNTELFPVWVGNLTTTVTEQQLSNMFSKAGSLHSVKLLLNRRCAFVNFTRQECCDEAIRLFHNFELQGSWIVVRYPDRIPAYGGFSKMALKAEDRRSDNSH
- the si:dkey-33c12.4 gene encoding tetratricopeptide repeat protein 31 isoform X1: MSKFRLYSFFLRFCKVLSFGCLFPTQRTYGNLALHGTYDDQDDDDDREVMAHGTYDDQDDDDDREVMALSSGTKYDYFDFVFHRRELLEEAKASDTEREARWLLEQAIIKEKAQKKRLKKQRQKERKRQEKMEKEKENALNAALQQSNAEENSAVGDKLPNGLQANVEVQEEGGAEGGAEGGAGGENDSGHVSDQDVDELDMTSCFVSQTAQRVQHKLEVKPKPEKAKQKPPSKGQLAKKSNDDIAKVSAGGLVLTDNVEISNNLATRGNKWALDGRYDLAVDYFTQAIQYNPTEIKLFGNRAFCLEKMQEYEKALADAELCLNMSPGWIKGLFRKGRALAGLKRYEEAAHAFQGVLQLDASFVEAAQEMMRMQILQLMGYGFTREQSSNALIIHGTVPKAREVLSRLNPQISPQVPAAQGTAVKTEPLGKIHSASNVQKDGNTELFPVWVGNLTTTVTEQQLSNMFSKAGSLHSVKLLLNRRCAFVNFTRQECCDEAIRLFHNFELQGSWIVVRYPDRIPAYGGFSKMALKAEDRRSDNSH
- the si:dkey-33c12.4 gene encoding tetratricopeptide repeat protein 31 isoform X3 → MSKFRLYSFFLRFCKVLSFGCLFPTQRTYGNLALHGTYDDQDDDDDREVMAHGTYDDQDDDDDREVMALSSGTKYDYFDFVFHRRELLEEAKASDTEREARWLLEQAIIKEKAQKKRLKKQRQKERKRQEKMEKEKENAQSNAEENSAVGDKLPNGLQANVEVQEEGGAEGGAEGGAGGENDSGHVSDQDVDELDMTSCFVSQTAQRVQHKLEVKPKPEKAKQKPPSKGQLAKKSNDDIAKVSAGGLVLTDNVEISNNLATRGNKWALDGRYDLAVDYFTQAIQYNPTEIKLFGNRAFCLEKMQEYEKALADAELCLNMSPGWIKGLFRKGRALAGLKRYEEAAHAFQGVLQLDASFVEAAQEMMRMQILQLMGYGFTREQSSNALIIHGTVPKAREVLSRLNPQISPQVPAAQGTAVKTEPLGKIHSASNVQKDGNTELFPVWVGNLTTTVTEQQLSNMFSKAGSLHSVKLLLNRRCAFVNFTRQECCDEAIRLFHNFELQGSWIVVRYPDRIPAYGGFSKMALKAEDRRSDNSH
- the si:dkey-33c12.4 gene encoding tetratricopeptide repeat protein 31 isoform X5, with amino-acid sequence MDSRMHPLVSTIHVMAHGTYDDQDDDDDREVMALSSGTKYDYFDFVFHRRELLEEAKASDTEREARWLLEQAIIKEKAQKKRLKKQRQKERKRQEKMEKEKENALNAALQQSNAEENSAVGDKLPNGLQANVEVQEEGGAEGGAEGGAGGENDSGHVSDQDVDELDMTSCFVSQTAQRVQHKLEVKPKPEKAKQKPPSKGQLAKKSNDDIAKVSAGGLVLTDNVEISNNLATRGNKWALDGRYDLAVDYFTQAIQYNPTEIKLFGNRAFCLEKMQEYEKALADAELCLNMSPGWIKGLFRKGRALAGLKRYEEAAHAFQGVLQLDASFVEAAQEMMRMQILQLMGYGFTREQSSNALIIHGTVPKAREVLSRLNPQISPQVPAAQGTAVKTEPLGKIHSASNVQKDGNTELFPVWVGNLTTTVTEQQLSNMFSKAGSLHSVKLLLNRRCAFVNFTRQECCDEAIRLFHNFELQGSWIVVRYPDRIPAYGGFSKMALKAEDRRSDNSH
- the si:dkey-33c12.4 gene encoding tetratricopeptide repeat protein 31 isoform X2, whose protein sequence is MGRIASELARDILTFSHLTLLPFPFPFSSLSDSRMHPLVSTIHVMAHGTYDDQDDDDDREVMALSSGTKYDYFDFVFHRRELLEEAKASDTEREARWLLEQAIIKEKAQKKRLKKQRQKERKRQEKMEKEKENALNAALQQSNAEENSAVGDKLPNGLQANVEVQEEGGAEGGAEGGAGGENDSGHVSDQDVDELDMTSCFVSQTAQRVQHKLEVKPKPEKAKQKPPSKGQLAKKSNDDIAKVSAGGLVLTDNVEISNNLATRGNKWALDGRYDLAVDYFTQAIQYNPTEIKLFGNRAFCLEKMQEYEKALADAELCLNMSPGWIKGLFRKGRALAGLKRYEEAAHAFQGVLQLDASFVEAAQEMMRMQILQLMGYGFTREQSSNALIIHGTVPKAREVLSRLNPQISPQVPAAQGTAVKTEPLGKIHSASNVQKDGNTELFPVWVGNLTTTVTEQQLSNMFSKAGSLHSVKLLLNRRCAFVNFTRQECCDEAIRLFHNFELQGSWIVVRYPDRIPAYGGFSKMALKAEDRRSDNSH